A DNA window from Nitrospira sp. contains the following coding sequences:
- a CDS encoding hypothetical protein (Evidence 5 : Unknown function; MaGe:77310286) codes for MIGRVCLIYPADLVPLALLINHEPFPILLTNLNPLCSSTPTPISTTRATTMTARR; via the coding sequence ATGATCGGTCGGGTTTGTCTAATCTATCCGGCCGATCTTGTTCCTCTGGCGCTGCTCATCAACCATGAACCCTTTCCCATTCTCCTGACCAATCTGAACCCCCTATGCTCATCGACACCCACACCCATCTCGACGACGCGCGCTACAACGATGACCGCGAGACGATGA
- a CDS encoding hypothetical protein (Evidence 5 : Unknown function; MaGe:77310288), producing MTIIPKETTRRSNPREWAERNIVIKGSIPERLIEKDTEKPRQPSESLSLLSSHMDFPLYFRIS from the coding sequence ATGACGATCATCCCCAAGGAGACAACCAGGCGGAGCAACCCGCGCGAATGGGCCGAACGGAACATCGTCATAAAAGGCAGCATCCCCGAGAGGCTCATCGAGAAAGACACAGAAAAACCGCGCCAACCTAGCGAGAGCCTCTCGCTTTTGTCAAGCCATATGGACTTTCCCTTGTATTTTCGCATATCCTAA
- a CDS encoding hypothetical protein (Evidence 5 : Unknown function; MaGe:77310289) — MLPFMTMFRSAHSRGLLRLVVSLGMIVILLGLAPFAVAQDVHHELAAADHDGHEHSDTDLCQWVQHHTAGSLDFDAPRLAFCELVWHRAIPAESVVRSFDVSFVGPSRAPPRR; from the coding sequence ATGCTGCCTTTTATGACGATGTTCCGTTCGGCCCATTCGCGCGGGTTGCTCCGCCTGGTTGTCTCCTTGGGGATGATCGTCATCCTGCTGGGATTGGCGCCGTTCGCCGTCGCGCAGGATGTCCACCATGAGCTGGCGGCCGCCGATCACGACGGTCACGAGCATTCCGATACCGACCTTTGTCAGTGGGTTCAGCACCATACGGCCGGGTCACTGGATTTCGATGCCCCTCGATTGGCTTTCTGCGAGCTGGTCTGGCATCGCGCGATTCCGGCCGAGTCGGTCGTGCGTTCGTTCGATGTTTCTTTCGTCGGCCCTTCCCGCGCTCCTCCACGCCGCTAG
- a CDS encoding Putative TonB-dependent receptor (Evidence 3 : Putative function from multiple computational evidences; MaGe:77310290) — protein sequence MQRAWCHVCAGLIAGSLIGICVEPSAVRAAEEEARNTIRGSVQNQDLRRVGQAVVEVKDQEGTVVVTAVSNNAGEFTAAVPENGTYSVSAVQDTYRSEYVVLQIGGEAPGPVMLTLANTREIALEVVSPLAPIQYKASSETYAMSRKDIEALPRGNNNELHDVLLTIPGATYGSLKQVHIRQDHANLQLRIDGVPIPEAVSSTFSDVISPRAWERADIVLGGMEANVGNKAAALIDITTKSGTKPGFGSVQMFGGSNRTVNPSFEYGGTVGEKVRYYILNSYVSTNRGIEPPTLGHSIFHGQSERNQTMFRGDYQHDNTNNFTLLFLNSVAKYQIPTLPGQTQNATIAGLLPGGFSAVPSERVDENQKEQSQYAHLVWRHDVTSNQFFSLAGYFRHSRATFKTDPFNVLAYVPDEAEPFSAGSQDRTAYSGGLRLDYTYVHSKEHLIKAGFQFDRTQAINKTRLSTFLDDGVGNPTGGVIGLNADNRLIGYRQEFWVQDQWSPNDQWTFNLGLRGDVIQYTRDEAQLSPRIGVTYKANRSNVFHAFYGRMFTPPNLEAISFAKLNTVGTKAAPEDTTNIAPKAERAHYFEVGSYHALSSWATFELTAYYKLARNLSDAGQFGTTPLLNYFAFNYGWQRGIDGALKLQVMDNLTARLNAAWGQCKGYGLQSGHFLLEAKEIGDINSPGGVFCDHTQMITSSALVSYRLMERTTFSGQMLFGSGLRTAADDEAKTNSTHSQSYTVFNTSITHVIPLPWDGQKFLIGFDVVNLFDQKYYINRGEGSIGLGVSHAGMPRSFFFRAQWFF from the coding sequence ATGCAACGTGCATGGTGTCATGTGTGCGCCGGCCTCATTGCTGGGAGTCTGATCGGGATATGCGTCGAGCCGTCTGCGGTGCGCGCGGCGGAGGAAGAGGCTCGGAATACGATTCGCGGGTCGGTCCAAAATCAAGATCTTCGCCGGGTCGGGCAGGCGGTCGTGGAGGTGAAGGACCAGGAAGGCACGGTCGTCGTCACGGCGGTGTCGAACAATGCCGGGGAGTTTACCGCGGCAGTCCCGGAGAATGGCACGTATTCGGTCAGCGCCGTGCAGGACACCTATCGAAGCGAATATGTGGTGCTGCAGATCGGGGGCGAGGCGCCGGGCCCGGTGATGTTGACGCTGGCGAACACCAGAGAGATCGCACTGGAAGTCGTCTCGCCGCTGGCGCCGATTCAATACAAAGCCTCGAGCGAAACCTATGCGATGAGCCGCAAGGATATCGAAGCCTTGCCGCGTGGGAACAACAACGAGTTGCACGACGTGTTGCTGACGATTCCCGGCGCGACCTATGGGTCGCTCAAGCAGGTGCATATCCGGCAGGACCATGCCAATCTGCAATTGCGGATCGACGGCGTGCCCATTCCCGAGGCGGTCTCGTCCACGTTCTCCGACGTCATTTCGCCGCGGGCGTGGGAACGGGCGGACATCGTGCTCGGCGGCATGGAAGCGAACGTCGGGAACAAAGCGGCGGCGCTGATCGACATCACCACCAAGAGCGGCACGAAGCCCGGCTTCGGCTCGGTGCAGATGTTCGGCGGATCGAACCGGACGGTGAATCCCTCGTTCGAGTACGGCGGGACGGTCGGCGAGAAGGTCCGCTACTACATCCTGAACAGCTACGTCTCGACGAATCGCGGCATCGAGCCACCCACGCTGGGCCATTCGATCTTTCACGGCCAGAGCGAGCGGAATCAGACGATGTTCCGAGGCGACTACCAGCACGACAACACGAACAACTTCACGCTGCTCTTCTTGAACTCCGTCGCGAAGTATCAGATCCCCACGCTGCCGGGCCAAACCCAGAATGCGACCATTGCGGGACTGCTGCCGGGGGGATTCTCAGCCGTGCCGTCGGAACGGGTGGACGAAAATCAGAAAGAGCAGAGTCAGTATGCGCATCTCGTATGGCGGCACGATGTGACGTCGAATCAGTTTTTTAGCCTGGCCGGCTACTTTCGCCATAGCCGCGCGACGTTCAAGACAGACCCGTTCAATGTGCTGGCCTATGTGCCGGATGAAGCCGAACCGTTTTCCGCCGGCAGCCAGGATCGCACGGCCTATTCGGGCGGGCTGCGCCTGGACTACACCTATGTCCATAGTAAGGAACACCTGATCAAGGCGGGGTTTCAATTCGACCGGACGCAAGCGATCAACAAAACCCGGCTCTCGACCTTTCTGGACGACGGCGTGGGGAATCCGACCGGCGGAGTCATCGGCCTGAATGCCGACAACCGCCTGATCGGCTACCGTCAGGAATTCTGGGTGCAGGACCAGTGGAGCCCCAACGACCAATGGACGTTCAATCTCGGGCTGCGGGGGGATGTGATTCAGTATACCCGCGACGAAGCGCAGCTCAGCCCGCGCATTGGGGTAACGTACAAGGCCAATCGATCGAACGTGTTCCATGCGTTCTACGGACGGATGTTCACGCCGCCGAATCTGGAAGCGATTTCCTTCGCGAAGCTGAACACGGTAGGCACGAAAGCCGCGCCGGAGGATACGACGAATATTGCGCCGAAAGCCGAACGGGCGCATTACTTTGAAGTCGGCAGTTACCATGCGCTGTCCAGTTGGGCGACGTTTGAATTGACCGCGTATTACAAGCTGGCCCGCAATCTGTCCGACGCCGGGCAGTTCGGCACCACGCCGCTCTTGAACTACTTCGCCTTCAACTACGGCTGGCAGCGTGGGATCGATGGAGCGCTGAAGTTGCAGGTCATGGACAACCTCACGGCCCGGCTGAACGCCGCCTGGGGGCAGTGCAAAGGCTATGGCCTCCAATCGGGGCATTTTTTGCTGGAGGCGAAAGAGATTGGGGACATCAATTCGCCGGGCGGGGTGTTCTGCGACCATACGCAAATGATCACCAGCTCCGCGCTGGTCAGTTATCGGCTGATGGAGCGGACGACGTTCAGCGGGCAGATGTTGTTCGGATCGGGCTTGCGAACAGCGGCGGACGATGAGGCGAAGACGAATTCGACGCACAGCCAGTCCTATACGGTGTTCAATACGTCGATCACTCATGTGATTCCGCTGCCGTGGGACGGGCAGAAGTTTCTGATCGGCTTCGATGTGGTGAACCTGTTCGATCAGAAGTATTACATTAACCGCGGCGAGGGGAGCATCGGCTTGGGGGTGTCGCATGCGGGGATGCCACGGTCGTTCTTTTTCCGTGCCCAGTGGTTCTTTTAA
- a CDS encoding conserved exported protein of unknown function (Evidence 4 : Unknown function but conserved in other organisms; MaGe:77310291), whose translation MHIDMKTILTLLLGLLLCLPAAAYAAAGDEATHETDHHDDILELPEVHVHGLSLNKDQQQGPVAKSTPWPGIPSSLDGKELDDWMKARVLVSKDAKVTVVVLEPARHRELTMAGIVALSKWTFDPQMKGDEIVDGELTVRIHFRTR comes from the coding sequence ATGCACATCGATATGAAAACTATTCTGACGTTGTTATTAGGTTTATTGCTCTGTCTCCCGGCTGCCGCGTATGCGGCGGCCGGGGATGAGGCGACGCACGAGACGGATCACCATGATGATATTCTTGAGTTGCCGGAGGTGCATGTTCACGGCTTGTCGCTGAATAAGGATCAGCAACAGGGGCCGGTGGCGAAGTCGACGCCCTGGCCGGGAATTCCGTCGTCGCTCGACGGCAAGGAGCTTGATGACTGGATGAAGGCTCGGGTGCTGGTGTCGAAAGACGCCAAGGTGACGGTGGTGGTGTTAGAGCCGGCCCGGCATCGCGAGTTGACCATGGCGGGGATTGTCGCGCTGAGCAAGTGGACGTTCGATCCGCAAATGAAGGGCGACGAGATTGTCGATGGGGAGCTCACGGTTCGCATCCACTTCCGCACGCGCTGA
- a CDS encoding Phosphatase PAP2 family protein (MaGe:77310292) yields MSLDESLFLAINGLAGRSEFFDHLFLRLSATSTLYLPVALAAGYWIMRRRWEALLGGPFLAGAIGLSDFLGGQLKWAFARARPCQAIHEAIVVGGGACGRLFSFPSNHAMNTAAAAAFLQVLYPRTGWISWPIVALVGFSRVYIGAHYVTDVFGGWLMGGLIGGSIAWALLQWPRFRTAAQAPAAPSA; encoded by the coding sequence ATGAGCCTCGACGAATCACTCTTTCTCGCCATCAACGGCCTGGCCGGCCGTTCGGAATTCTTCGATCATCTGTTTCTCCGTCTCAGTGCGACCAGCACGCTCTACCTGCCGGTGGCTTTGGCAGCGGGCTATTGGATCATGCGGCGGCGCTGGGAGGCGTTGCTCGGCGGCCCCTTTCTGGCCGGCGCGATCGGGTTGTCCGATTTTCTCGGCGGGCAGCTCAAGTGGGCCTTCGCGCGCGCGCGGCCTTGCCAAGCTATTCATGAAGCCATCGTCGTCGGAGGGGGTGCCTGCGGCCGGCTCTTCAGCTTTCCCTCCAACCATGCGATGAATACGGCGGCCGCCGCTGCATTTCTTCAGGTGCTCTATCCAAGAACCGGTTGGATCAGCTGGCCCATCGTCGCGTTAGTCGGATTTTCACGAGTCTATATCGGCGCGCACTATGTGACGGACGTCTTTGGCGGATGGCTCATGGGCGGGCTCATCGGCGGCAGCATCGCCTGGGCGCTGTTGCAATGGCCAAGGTTTCGCACGGCGGCGCAAGCGCCTGCTGCCCCCTCAGCATAG
- a CDS encoding hypothetical protein (Evidence 5 : Unknown function; MaGe:77310293) gives MIPRQDASTCFRKYKDIITRWIAKVVPVPHESLPGQCQTSYPIPYDKYASAQWDWQSS, from the coding sequence GTGATTCCACGCCAAGACGCAAGTACCTGCTTCAGGAAATACAAAGACATCATCACTCGATGGATAGCAAAAGTCGTCCCAGTACCTCACGAAAGCCTGCCAGGGCAATGCCAGACCAGTTACCCTATTCCATACGACAAGTACGCGAGTGCTCAGTGGGATTGGCAAAGCAGTTAG
- a CDS encoding CobW C-terminal domain-containing protein (MaGe:77310294) — protein MPVPFYLLCGSLGAGKTTLLMRLLEYWKSQGLRAGVLMNEAGEVSIDGPRAGTIAEQVMNLAGGCVCCDTKEDLSWGIAQLVNDAASDVVIIECSGLADPAEVIDAVTDLYTARLATLERVIALLHPIASETSHSSQYVTAQAIRCADELILNKQDLYVPGHWEGFKSGIVKQNPYARIWETAHARIDAAALLAPVQQPRLPKQTNVVFGEPRPSGSHKRADYHPIATTVKLPAPLNRQRFEIWSKSLPKELERAKGFFRFTGEPELQEFQYAPPGSPTIAPIMLLDEPSPALVLIGRGYDVDKLQAALLSCVES, from the coding sequence ATGCCCGTCCCCTTCTATCTTCTGTGCGGATCACTCGGCGCGGGCAAAACGACACTGCTCATGCGTCTGCTGGAATATTGGAAGAGTCAGGGTCTTCGCGCCGGGGTGCTGATGAACGAAGCGGGCGAGGTGAGCATCGACGGCCCGCGCGCGGGGACAATCGCCGAACAGGTGATGAATCTGGCGGGCGGCTGCGTCTGCTGCGACACAAAGGAAGATCTCTCGTGGGGCATCGCGCAACTCGTGAACGACGCGGCGTCCGATGTCGTCATTATCGAATGTTCCGGACTGGCCGACCCGGCTGAAGTGATCGACGCGGTCACAGACCTCTATACCGCCCGTCTCGCGACATTGGAGCGGGTAATCGCGCTGCTGCACCCCATCGCCAGCGAGACCAGCCATTCCAGCCAGTATGTGACCGCTCAAGCGATTCGCTGCGCGGACGAACTTATCCTCAATAAACAAGACCTCTATGTGCCGGGGCACTGGGAAGGCTTCAAGAGCGGGATCGTGAAGCAAAACCCCTATGCCCGCATCTGGGAAACTGCCCATGCGCGCATCGATGCCGCCGCGCTCCTAGCGCCAGTGCAACAGCCGCGACTCCCCAAACAGACGAATGTGGTGTTTGGAGAACCGCGCCCATCCGGCTCGCACAAGCGGGCGGACTACCATCCCATCGCGACAACGGTGAAACTACCCGCGCCGCTGAATCGCCAGCGCTTCGAAATCTGGAGCAAATCCCTTCCCAAAGAACTCGAACGCGCCAAAGGCTTCTTTCGCTTCACCGGCGAGCCGGAGTTGCAGGAATTCCAATACGCGCCGCCCGGATCTCCCACCATTGCCCCCATCATGCTCCTCGACGAACCCAGCCCCGCCCTCGTCCTCATCGGACGGGGCTATGACGTGGACAAGCTCCAAGCAGCACTGCTGAGTTGTGTGGAGTCATAG
- a CDS encoding Cobalt-zinc-cadmium resistance protein CzcD (MaGe:77310296) produces MTGLASFEHLRSRLYLSLALNALIITAEFIGGFLLDSVGLMSDAGHNLVDQGSLFLALYAHILTRRPASDTRTFGYHRAGVIAAFLNSFILVLTAAGIALVGLQRLLHPVPVDGGWIMAIAAMSFVANLSVALLLQQGAKDDLNLRAAFWHMLGDAWVSLGVVLSGGAIMLTGWTVLDPLISLLVVGAILHGAWPLFKESLDVLLESTPPTISASRVVSTIEAMPGVKNVHDLHIWAVEPRLIMLTAHVLVNGDDATLTNALLRSIHDRIAADFGIKHMTIQLETHCLDPDDIHCDLTKLTDRHSPLEALTHHHH; encoded by the coding sequence ATGACTGGCCTGGCTTCATTTGAGCACCTGCGTTCGCGGCTGTATCTGTCCCTTGCGCTGAATGCCCTGATCATCACCGCCGAATTCATCGGCGGCTTTCTGCTCGACAGCGTCGGCCTCATGAGCGACGCGGGACATAATCTCGTCGATCAGGGTTCGCTCTTTCTGGCGCTCTACGCGCACATCCTCACCAGGCGGCCGGCCAGTGACACCCGCACGTTCGGCTACCATCGCGCCGGTGTCATCGCCGCATTTCTGAACTCGTTCATCCTGGTGCTGACGGCGGCCGGCATCGCGCTCGTGGGGCTCCAGCGATTGCTGCATCCGGTGCCGGTGGACGGCGGATGGATCATGGCTATTGCCGCCATGAGCTTTGTGGCTAATCTCAGCGTGGCGCTGCTGCTGCAACAGGGCGCGAAGGACGACCTGAATCTCCGCGCCGCTTTTTGGCACATGCTCGGCGATGCCTGGGTCTCGCTCGGCGTCGTGCTCAGCGGCGGCGCGATCATGCTGACGGGCTGGACCGTGCTCGATCCGCTCATCAGTCTCCTTGTGGTCGGCGCGATTCTCCATGGCGCCTGGCCGCTGTTCAAGGAATCCCTCGATGTGCTGCTGGAATCCACCCCGCCGACGATCAGCGCGTCGCGCGTCGTCTCGACCATCGAAGCCATGCCCGGCGTGAAGAACGTGCACGACCTGCATATCTGGGCCGTGGAACCGCGCCTCATCATGCTCACCGCCCATGTGCTGGTGAACGGCGATGACGCCACGCTCACCAACGCGCTGCTCCGCTCGATCCACGACCGGATCGCCGCCGACTTCGGCATTAAACACATGACGATCCAGTTGGAAACCCATTGTCTCGATCCGGACGACATCCACTGCGACCTGACCAAGCTCACCGACCGGCATTCCCCGCTCGAAGCCCTCACGCACCACCACCATTGA